In a genomic window of Diabrotica undecimpunctata isolate CICGRU chromosome 2, icDiaUnde3, whole genome shotgun sequence:
- the LOC140433791 gene encoding uncharacterized protein: MTFLRNEVENEQRIALAAEGFGLSEEVASSSKASVKRSSGFLTAANLINCEISACVFCSGTHGSEDCFKAQKMTFVQKRDVLIGKKACFRCLKVGHQTKRCKTRLRCVICSQAHVVLMCPNLTISQDKHSNSQNENMSSKDVINDQALTNQTKAHVFLQTLRVTLTGIFGNSRVVRALIDSGSQRSYILKDTALKLGYPVKRQVKIVHCLFGGSEVANSHNCYEVTIQGKNSTYSFEALDQLTICSDVAPVFHGPWREQAKNLNIDLSDDLQPGPIELLLGADVAGYLYTGGRHKLDCGLVAIETLIGWTLMGKIPTSSKHSDVVMSTLNLLIKDASLSELWELEAIGIKEPTDRYTKEEAALAARDFFMQTVSVDKMGRYEICLPWLDGHPPLPSNCELSEKRLNSTLQKLKRDGLFERYDDVFADWQAGGIIELVGKLNDVDNSLGHFLPHHPVVKEESTTKVRPVFDASAHSKNKPSFNHCLEKGPNLIQLIPSMFVRFRENKIGVISDVKRAFQQIGVHERDCDFLKFLWIDTEGQTVVFRHKRVVFGVNSSPFLLGMTLEYHLARYLEKGSTSESLYTLDIVKRLSQSFYVDNCVTSLPDEEMVSRFITESVAITAEGQFELRGWERTRNAEVSGTEEICPVLGMNWHPVRDVLTVNLKFLREDTDLENMVVTKRRILSIAQKVFDPIGYLCPALLVPKLMLQKLWEKSLAWDEPLDEVISEEFKIWLKDLPYLEKIELPRWVHMNGETLQNLSIHIFCDASKLAYACAIFLRVSYPGKDGSVRLCKVKTAKGYLLRPVQRLYQLECCTVPEFELQNDVKTSMKDDSKLNGTSHVPELAARNSGSEDEYCASAGVFKGSIPTNSAKVSEVKITRTGRASKVPKRYLE, from the coding sequence ATGACTTTTCTCAGAAATGAAGTAGAGAATGAACAAAGAATTGCTTTAGCTGCTGAAGGTTTTGGATTGTCTGAAGAAGTGGCTTCATCCTCTAAAGCTAGTGTCAAGAGATCATCAGGTTTTCTAACTGCTgctaatttaattaattgtgaAATTTCAGCTTGTGTCTTTTGTTCAGGTACACATGGTAGTGAAGATTGCTTTAAGGCACAAAAAATGACATTTGTTCAAAAAAGGGATGTTCTCATTGGGAAGAAGGCTTGTTTTAGATGTCTAAAAGTGGGACATCAGACAAAAAGATGTAAAACAAGGCTAAGATGTGTTATCTGTAGCCAAGCTCATGTAGTCTTGATGTGCcccaatttaacaataagtcaaGATAAGCATAGTAATAGTCAAAATGAGAACATGTCTTCTAAGGATGTCATAAACGACCAGGCTTTGACTAACCAAACTAAAGCTCATGTATTTTTGCAAACGTTGAGAGTCACTTTAACTGGTATCTTTGGTAATAGTAGAGTTGTTCGTGCCTTAATTGATAGTGGGTCACAAAGATCATATATATTAAAGGACACAGCTTTAAAATTAGGTTATCCAGTTAAACGGCAGGTAAAAATTGTTCATTGTCTGTTTGGAGGGTCAGAAGTTGCAAACTCTCATAACTGTTATGAAGTCACAATACAGGGTAAGAACTCTACATATTCTTTTGAGGCCTTAGATCAACTAACAATTTGTAGTGATGTGGCTCCAGTATTTCATGGTCCATGGAGAGAACAAGCCAAGAACCTTAATATTGATTTATCTGATGATCTCCAACCTGGACCAATTGAACTGTTGCTGGGAGCAGATGTCGCTGGTTATTTGTATACAGGGGGTCGTCATAAGCTAGATTGTGGGCTAGTAGCTATAGAAACTCTCATTGGATGGACACTTATGGGAAAAATACCTACCAGTAGTAAACATTCTGATGTTGTTATGTCCACATTGAATCTTCTCATAAAGGATGCTTCCTTAAGTGAGCTTTGGGAGTTGGAAGCAATTGGTATTAAAGAGCCTACAGATAGATATACCAAAGAGGAGGCTGCTTTAGCTGCTAGAGATTTTTTTATGCAGACTGTAAGTGTAGATAAGATGGGCCGCTACGAGATTTGTCTTCCTTGGTTGGATGGTCATCCTCCTCTCCCCAGTAATTGTGAGTTGTCGGAAAAAAGACTAAATTCCACTCTTCAAAAGCTGAAACGTGATGGTCTTTTTGAAAGGTATGATGATGTTTTTGCTGACTGGCAAGCTGGGGGTATAATTGAGCTAGTTGGAAAGTTAAATGATGTTGATAACAGTCTAGGACATTTTTTACCTCACCACCCAGTAGTAAAGGAAGAAAGTACTACCAAGGTACGTCCAGTGTTTGATGCATCTGCACATTCAAAGAATAAACCTTCATTTAACCACTGTTTAGAGAAAGGTCCAAATCTAATTCAGTTAATTCCTTCAATGTTTGTAAGGTTTAGAGAAAACAAAATAGGAGTGATTTCTGATGTTAAAAGAGCATTTCAACAAATAGGTGTGCATGAAAGGGACTGTGATTTCCTCAAATTTTTATGGATTGACACAGAAGGTCAGACAGTAGTTTTTCGTCATAAACGTGTAGTATTCGGTGTTAACAGTAGTCCATTTTTATTAGGGATGACACTAGAGTACCACTTAGCAAGATACCTTGAAAAGGGCTCTACATCAGAATCATTGTATACTTTAGATATTGTGAAGAGGTTAAGTCAAAGCTTTTATGTGGACAACTGTGTTACAAGCTTACCTGATGAAGAAATGGTGTCAAGGTTTATTACAGAGTCTGTAGCAATTACGGCAGAGGGACAGTTTGAACTAAGAGGGTGGGAGCGTACAAGGAATGCTGAAGTTAGTGGAACTGAAGAGATATGTCCTGTTCTTGGTATGAACTGGCATCCTGTACGAGATGTTTTGACAGTTAATTTGAAATTCTTAAGAGAGGACACTGACTTGGAAAATATGGTAGTGACTAAACGTAGAATCCTTTCTATAGCCCAGAAAGTGTTTGATCCTATTGGATATTTATGTCCAGCTCTATTAGTGCCCAAACTCATGTTGCAAAAGTTGTGGGAGAAGAGCTTGGCATGGGACGAACCACTGGATGAAGTCATCTCTGAAGAGTTTAAAATTTGGTTGAAAGATTTACCTTATCTTGAGAAGATTGAATTGCCTCGATGGGTACACATGAATGGTGAGACATTACAAAATTTAAGTATCCATATTTTTTGTGATGCAAGCAAACTGGCCTATGCTTGTGCCATCTTTTTGCGAGTGAGTTATCCTGGTAAAGATGGAAGTGTTCGACTGTGCAAAGTTAAGACAGCTAAGGGATATTTATTGAGACCTGTCCAGCGTCTTTACCAACTAGAGTGTTGTACTGTTCCTGAGTTCGAGCTTCAGAATGATGTGAAGACGTCAATGAAGGATGACAGTAAATTAAATGGTACCTCACATGTTCCTGAATTGGCTGCGAGAAACTCCGGTTCCGAAGACGAATACTGTGCGAGTGCGGGAGTGTTTAAAGGCAGTATTCCGACAAATAGTGCAAAGGTTTCTGAAGTGAAAATCACACGTACGGGACGGGCTTCTAAAGTACCTAAACGTTATTTGGAGTAG